From a single Mangifera indica cultivar Alphonso chromosome 19, CATAS_Mindica_2.1, whole genome shotgun sequence genomic region:
- the LOC123202729 gene encoding shikimate kinase 3, chloroplastic-like isoform X1, giving the protein MKTMCSPVLQINAAVSLEKPTVHGFNPKGKKEDGLLVANLNSKSRKKFNLVLSNSLKECNVCTLDTGNSCASLDGNWFLKHKGKEVASCLNDRCIFLVGMMGSGKTTVGKVLSEALGYSFVDSDKYVEQVVGAASVTEIFNEWGEAYFRDNESEALRTLSLMPQQVVATGGGAVIRPINWVYMKQGITVYLNVPLDALARRIAAVGTDSRPLLHFDSGDPYIKAFMGLFTMSKKRSDSYSNADVTVSLLDLADSLALEDVSDLTPADIAAEVLVEIEKYISGENKRRCLCLRC; this is encoded by the exons ATGAAGACAATGTGTAGTCCAGTTCTGCAGATTAATGCAGCTGTTAGCTTGGAGAAACCAACGGTTCATGGATTTAATCCAAAGGGGAAGAAAGAAGACGGCCTACTGGTAGCGAATTTGAATTCGAAAAGCCGCAAAAAGTTCAATTTGGTACTTTCAAACAGTTTGAAGGAGTGTAAtg TTTGTACACTGGACACAGGAAATTCTTGTGCTTCTTTGGATGGAAATTGGTTTTTGAAG CATAAGGGAAAAGAGGTTGCTTCGTGCTTAAATGATCGGTGTATATTTCTTGTcg GAATGATGGGTTCAGGTAAAACAACTGTCGGCAAAGTTTTGTCAGAAGCACTTGGGTATTCTTTTGTTGATAG TGATAAGTACGTGGAACAAGTTGTGGGTGCAGCTTCTGTGACTGAAATATTTAATGAGTGGGGCGAGGCTTACTTCAGAGATAATGAG AGTGAGGCATTGCGGACATTGTCCTTGATGCCCCAACAAGTTGTTGCCACTGGTGGTGGTGCTGTGATTCGTCCTATCAACTG gGTATACATGAAGCAGGGAATCACTGTCTATCTAAATGTACCTCTGGATGCCTTGGCAAGGAGAATTGCTGCTGTTGGAACTGACTCTCGCCCTCTTTTGCACTTCGATTCAGGAGATCCTTATATAAAG GCGTTTATGGGTCTGTTCACTATGTCAAAAAAGAGATCTGATTCGTATTCCAATGCTGATGTTACTGTATCGCTTCTAG aTCTGGCAGACAGCTTGGCTCTTGAAGATGTGTCGGATCTCACACCGGCAGACATAGCAGCCGAG GTCCTCGTAGAAATTGAGAAATATATATCGGGCGAAAATAAGAG GAGGTGCCTCTGTTTAAGATGTTGA
- the LOC123202729 gene encoding shikimate kinase 3, chloroplastic-like isoform X2 — protein sequence MKTMCSPVLQINAAVSLEKPTVHGFNPKGKKEDGLLVANLNSKSRKKFNLVLSNSLKECNVCTLDTGNSCASLDGNWFLKHKGKEVASCLNDRCIFLVGKTTVGKVLSEALGYSFVDSDKYVEQVVGAASVTEIFNEWGEAYFRDNESEALRTLSLMPQQVVATGGGAVIRPINWVYMKQGITVYLNVPLDALARRIAAVGTDSRPLLHFDSGDPYIKAFMGLFTMSKKRSDSYSNADVTVSLLDLADSLALEDVSDLTPADIAAEVLVEIEKYISGENKRRCLCLRC from the exons ATGAAGACAATGTGTAGTCCAGTTCTGCAGATTAATGCAGCTGTTAGCTTGGAGAAACCAACGGTTCATGGATTTAATCCAAAGGGGAAGAAAGAAGACGGCCTACTGGTAGCGAATTTGAATTCGAAAAGCCGCAAAAAGTTCAATTTGGTACTTTCAAACAGTTTGAAGGAGTGTAAtg TTTGTACACTGGACACAGGAAATTCTTGTGCTTCTTTGGATGGAAATTGGTTTTTGAAG CATAAGGGAAAAGAGGTTGCTTCGTGCTTAAATGATCGGTGTATATTTCTTGTcg GTAAAACAACTGTCGGCAAAGTTTTGTCAGAAGCACTTGGGTATTCTTTTGTTGATAG TGATAAGTACGTGGAACAAGTTGTGGGTGCAGCTTCTGTGACTGAAATATTTAATGAGTGGGGCGAGGCTTACTTCAGAGATAATGAG AGTGAGGCATTGCGGACATTGTCCTTGATGCCCCAACAAGTTGTTGCCACTGGTGGTGGTGCTGTGATTCGTCCTATCAACTG gGTATACATGAAGCAGGGAATCACTGTCTATCTAAATGTACCTCTGGATGCCTTGGCAAGGAGAATTGCTGCTGTTGGAACTGACTCTCGCCCTCTTTTGCACTTCGATTCAGGAGATCCTTATATAAAG GCGTTTATGGGTCTGTTCACTATGTCAAAAAAGAGATCTGATTCGTATTCCAATGCTGATGTTACTGTATCGCTTCTAG aTCTGGCAGACAGCTTGGCTCTTGAAGATGTGTCGGATCTCACACCGGCAGACATAGCAGCCGAG GTCCTCGTAGAAATTGAGAAATATATATCGGGCGAAAATAAGAG GAGGTGCCTCTGTTTAAGATGTTGA
- the LOC123202729 gene encoding shikimate kinase 3, chloroplastic-like isoform X3, with product MKTMCSPVLQINAAVSLEKPTVHGFNPKGKKEDGLLVANLNSKSRKKFNLVLSNSLKECNGNSCASLDGNWFLKHKGKEVASCLNDRCIFLVGMMGSGKTTVGKVLSEALGYSFVDSDKYVEQVVGAASVTEIFNEWGEAYFRDNESEALRTLSLMPQQVVATGGGAVIRPINWVYMKQGITVYLNVPLDALARRIAAVGTDSRPLLHFDSGDPYIKAFMGLFTMSKKRSDSYSNADVTVSLLDLADSLALEDVSDLTPADIAAEVLVEIEKYISGENKRRCLCLRC from the exons ATGAAGACAATGTGTAGTCCAGTTCTGCAGATTAATGCAGCTGTTAGCTTGGAGAAACCAACGGTTCATGGATTTAATCCAAAGGGGAAGAAAGAAGACGGCCTACTGGTAGCGAATTTGAATTCGAAAAGCCGCAAAAAGTTCAATTTGGTACTTTCAAACAGTTTGAAGGAGTGTAAtg GAAATTCTTGTGCTTCTTTGGATGGAAATTGGTTTTTGAAG CATAAGGGAAAAGAGGTTGCTTCGTGCTTAAATGATCGGTGTATATTTCTTGTcg GAATGATGGGTTCAGGTAAAACAACTGTCGGCAAAGTTTTGTCAGAAGCACTTGGGTATTCTTTTGTTGATAG TGATAAGTACGTGGAACAAGTTGTGGGTGCAGCTTCTGTGACTGAAATATTTAATGAGTGGGGCGAGGCTTACTTCAGAGATAATGAG AGTGAGGCATTGCGGACATTGTCCTTGATGCCCCAACAAGTTGTTGCCACTGGTGGTGGTGCTGTGATTCGTCCTATCAACTG gGTATACATGAAGCAGGGAATCACTGTCTATCTAAATGTACCTCTGGATGCCTTGGCAAGGAGAATTGCTGCTGTTGGAACTGACTCTCGCCCTCTTTTGCACTTCGATTCAGGAGATCCTTATATAAAG GCGTTTATGGGTCTGTTCACTATGTCAAAAAAGAGATCTGATTCGTATTCCAATGCTGATGTTACTGTATCGCTTCTAG aTCTGGCAGACAGCTTGGCTCTTGAAGATGTGTCGGATCTCACACCGGCAGACATAGCAGCCGAG GTCCTCGTAGAAATTGAGAAATATATATCGGGCGAAAATAAGAG GAGGTGCCTCTGTTTAAGATGTTGA
- the LOC123202729 gene encoding shikimate kinase 3, chloroplastic-like isoform X4, with product MKTMCSPVLQINAAVSLEKPTVHGFNPKGKKEDGLLVANLNSKSRKKFNLVLSNSLKECNGNSCASLDGNWFLKHKGKEVASCLNDRCIFLVGKTTVGKVLSEALGYSFVDSDKYVEQVVGAASVTEIFNEWGEAYFRDNESEALRTLSLMPQQVVATGGGAVIRPINWVYMKQGITVYLNVPLDALARRIAAVGTDSRPLLHFDSGDPYIKAFMGLFTMSKKRSDSYSNADVTVSLLDLADSLALEDVSDLTPADIAAEVLVEIEKYISGENKRRCLCLRC from the exons ATGAAGACAATGTGTAGTCCAGTTCTGCAGATTAATGCAGCTGTTAGCTTGGAGAAACCAACGGTTCATGGATTTAATCCAAAGGGGAAGAAAGAAGACGGCCTACTGGTAGCGAATTTGAATTCGAAAAGCCGCAAAAAGTTCAATTTGGTACTTTCAAACAGTTTGAAGGAGTGTAAtg GAAATTCTTGTGCTTCTTTGGATGGAAATTGGTTTTTGAAG CATAAGGGAAAAGAGGTTGCTTCGTGCTTAAATGATCGGTGTATATTTCTTGTcg GTAAAACAACTGTCGGCAAAGTTTTGTCAGAAGCACTTGGGTATTCTTTTGTTGATAG TGATAAGTACGTGGAACAAGTTGTGGGTGCAGCTTCTGTGACTGAAATATTTAATGAGTGGGGCGAGGCTTACTTCAGAGATAATGAG AGTGAGGCATTGCGGACATTGTCCTTGATGCCCCAACAAGTTGTTGCCACTGGTGGTGGTGCTGTGATTCGTCCTATCAACTG gGTATACATGAAGCAGGGAATCACTGTCTATCTAAATGTACCTCTGGATGCCTTGGCAAGGAGAATTGCTGCTGTTGGAACTGACTCTCGCCCTCTTTTGCACTTCGATTCAGGAGATCCTTATATAAAG GCGTTTATGGGTCTGTTCACTATGTCAAAAAAGAGATCTGATTCGTATTCCAATGCTGATGTTACTGTATCGCTTCTAG aTCTGGCAGACAGCTTGGCTCTTGAAGATGTGTCGGATCTCACACCGGCAGACATAGCAGCCGAG GTCCTCGTAGAAATTGAGAAATATATATCGGGCGAAAATAAGAG GAGGTGCCTCTGTTTAAGATGTTGA